The sequence TGGCATCAGGGACGACAATTGCCCGGGCAGATCCCCCTGCTCGCTGAACGAGCGCCACATACCGGCGCGCCAGACCGGGCGGTGCGACCGAGTCGAGTGCGCCGGTAATGGCGATCACGTTCATATCGTTCGGCACCAGCGATGCAGGCGACGTGTCGGACAGCACATCCGGACGCAACTCGCTGGGCATGCCGGTCAAGGCAGCGATATCGATACCACATGATTCCCGTATCGCATTCGCATCGCTCCTCAAGTCCAGTAGGCCGCCCAGGCTGACTACCGTCGGGATCGAGAGCGGACGTGGTACAAACAATGCGCTGCCCCGCGGCAAACGGGCTCGCGAGGCGGCCCATACCGCAAGTTGGGCGCCTGCCGAATGCCCGACTGCAACGACTCTGCTGCTATCGAGATCGAGCGAGGCAGCCTGGACATCCAGAAGGTCGACAGCCGCTCCGATATCCTGATACGTCCCGGGATAGCCTCCCCCTGGCTCGTCGATCCGGCGGTACTCCACATTCCATACCGCGATGCCTTGCCTTGCGAGTTGCGCGGCCAGCACGCGAAGTTGCAGGCGTCCGCCATAACGGCTTTGCCAGCAACCGCCGTGAACCAGGATCGCGACCGGAAACGGGCCTTGACCCGGCGGGCGGAAAAAATCGACAACCTGCGAAGGCGCCGGTCCGTAGTGTACGACCGTGTCCGGAGTGGGCCCGTGCATCACGAGGTAGGTTTCTAGGCTGACGGGTTCCGCTCGCGCCCCGGCGACGGCGGATAACAGCAGCGCTGTCAATATCCGACACGGGGACGTCAACACTTTCCGCGGAAGCGAGCGGCGCCACGACCTCCCTGTCCAGCCGGAGCGCATTTACTGGTCTTTTGCCTTGGGGGCCGCATTCATCTTCGACGGATCCGGACTTGAATCGGCGCCGTCGTGCCGGTTGGCAGGCGCCATGCGTGGGTGAACGGGCCAAGGGCTGGTCGGACCCGAAACGGGATCACCCTGATAGGTCATGCCAGCCGTTGCAGCGCCATGTGCATTTCCTGAACCTTGCCCCGCGTGCGCAGCGGTGCTGCATGCCAGGCCAACGAGGATTGTCGCCATAGCTGTTTGCGCTTTCATCGCGTGCTCCTAGGATTATGCTGTCGGGACGACAGTGCAACTAATTACGGTAGAAGCCTCTTTGCGGATGCATTTCCTTTCGGGAGATTGGGCGCGAGCATCGCAAGTTTTCGGAGATGCCGTGTGCTATCGAAAAGGTGGCGTTCTTCGCCACATGACTGGAGGTACGTAAAAACGAGGAAAGGTCAGCGCGTTGGTCGTTTGGTTGGAGGTGCGCGAGCGCTGATGTCTAGCGTTAGCTAAGGTTCATGGCGCGTGCCGTCCAGACGGCGAGCCAACCAGACGGCCGAGGGTAGCAATATCCCCCAGCCGCACCCGAGCAGTACCCAAGCGGCCGGGCTTGCGATTTGTACGGCGCCGAGAGTCGCGCCTGCACGAAACGAGAGCGGGCCGGCGACGGCGCCGAGCAACGCGGCAGTCAGCCAGCGCTCGCGCAGCCAGCGAAGGGAGACGTTCAGCTGCGTGGAAAATAGCACCCACAGACCCGCGATCCAGTATGGCGCTGCGCCCTCCAGCAGGACGCCGTTCGGGTAGCGCAACCAGCCCGTCGCAACGGGCACGGCGTCCCAGCTCCAGCCGAGCGCTGTGACGATCGCCATCAATGCAGCTTCGCGGGCGTGGGCACGGGCGCGCAGAAGGTGGGCGCCCGCAAGCAGACCCGCACACAGCGTACCGATCCAGCCGCGCCCGTGCGCTGCACTCAGCACGCAGACGAACCAGCCGGCTTGCGACAGCGCGAGATAGGCGGCAGTCTCGGCCGCAGCGGAACGAATCATGGGCCGACACGCGCCCGACATGACGGCGGTGGTCTTCGCGGGCTCTCTCATCTCGTCGTCAACCGCCCGGGTCGCCGAGCAACTGGCGGCGAAGCGATCCCGCACGGGTGCGCGGATCGAGCCAGATGTCGAAGAACGCGCGCGCGAAGTCCGGATCGGCAACATCGGCCGTGAGGCGGCCGTTCGTGTAGAAGCGTGCGCCCTGGCCCGGCAGGTAAACGCCGCAGAGCACATCGCCGCGCAGCACGTCGGTGAAGGCGCGCGCGATGTCGGCGCGCCATGCGTCACGGGTCGCTGCGGGCAGCGGCGCAGGGGCGAGACGCTCGATCTCGCTCATGCCGGTGGAGACGAGCCGTTCGCCTTTCACGTCGTGGCGGTATGTGAGCGAGAGGGCGAACGGCGTGTCGAATGCCGCGGGCGCGCGGGGTGCCCAAAGCTGCGCGTCATACAGGCAGATACCAAGTACGCAGAATCGGCCGGACCCGATCAGACGCGCCGGCGCCACGTCGTCGACACAACCGGCTCTCGCCACCTGTGTCGTGGCGAACGCTGCCACGGCCACGACGATCGCAAGTCTACGCGCCATGTCGGTCTCCCGACGAGACGACAAAATGCATCACGTCCGTGCGTCGCTCGGCGAACCCCGCTTCGCAATAGGCGAGATACAGGCGCCAGGTGCGGATGAAGGTGTCGTCGAACCCTTGTGCACGCACGGCGTCGAGGTGATCCTCGAACGCGGCCCGCCAGGCGCGCAGGGTGCGTGCATAGTCGAGTCCGAACGCGAGCACGGGTTCGGCGGCGAGACCCGCGCGGCGCGCCGCCTCGATAAAGCGTCCGGGGCTCGGCAGCATGCCGCCCGGAAAGATGAACTCGCGGATGAAGTCGCTCGACGCGCGGTAGGCCTCGAACTGC comes from Burkholderia lata and encodes:
- a CDS encoding alpha/beta hydrolase family protein; this encodes MTALLLSAVAGARAEPVSLETYLVMHGPTPDTVVHYGPAPSQVVDFFRPPGQGPFPVAILVHGGCWQSRYGGRLQLRVLAAQLARQGIAVWNVEYRRIDEPGGGYPGTYQDIGAAVDLLDVQAASLDLDSSRVVAVGHSAGAQLAVWAASRARLPRGSALFVPRPLSIPTVVSLGGLLDLRSDANAIRESCGIDIAALTGMPSELRPDVLSDTSPASLVPNDMNVIAITGALDSVAPPGLARRYVALVQRAGGSARAIVVPDANHLDEVIPDSPVWPILDAIVLDALRVPSRQGGHR
- a CDS encoding DUF2878 domain-containing protein, whose product is MIRSAAAETAAYLALSQAGWFVCVLSAAHGRGWIGTLCAGLLAGAHLLRARAHAREAALMAIVTALGWSWDAVPVATGWLRYPNGVLLEGAAPYWIAGLWVLFSTQLNVSLRWLRERWLTAALLGAVAGPLSFRAGATLGAVQIASPAAWVLLGCGWGILLPSAVWLARRLDGTRHEP
- a CDS encoding chalcone isomerase family protein: MARRLAIVVAVAAFATTQVARAGCVDDVAPARLIGSGRFCVLGICLYDAQLWAPRAPAAFDTPFALSLTYRHDVKGERLVSTGMSEIERLAPAPLPAATRDAWRADIARAFTDVLRGDVLCGVYLPGQGARFYTNGRLTADVADPDFARAFFDIWLDPRTRAGSLRRQLLGDPGG